From a single Mycolicibacterium mengxianglii genomic region:
- the yidD gene encoding membrane protein insertion efficiency factor YidD, with protein sequence MHRAATVPVRSLIFLIQLYRHTVSPLRLPTCRFTPTCSQYAVDALTEFGLLRGSWLAAVRLAKCGPWHRGGWDPIPEHHHRAAEKDAVSGGRNESYV encoded by the coding sequence ATGCACCGGGCAGCGACTGTGCCTGTCCGCTCCTTGATTTTCCTCATCCAGCTCTATCGGCACACAGTGTCGCCCTTGCGGCTACCGACCTGCCGGTTCACCCCGACGTGTAGCCAGTACGCCGTCGATGCGCTGACCGAATTCGGTCTGCTGCGGGGGAGTTGGCTGGCAGCGGTTCGCCTGGCGAAATGCGGGCCGTGGCATCGGGGAGGATGGGACCCGATACCTGAACACCATCACAGGGCTGCAGAAAAGGATGCCGTGAGCGGCGGCAGAAACGAGTCGTATGTTTAA